In a genomic window of Diabrotica undecimpunctata isolate CICGRU chromosome 2, icDiaUnde3, whole genome shotgun sequence:
- the LOC140433795 gene encoding uncharacterized protein, translating into MSNITLSYADSISTKIAMPFKRKRSTNKFSWTDDQMQAALKAIEERRYGLTEAARQFNIPVTTLQNRVSRGFYKGRLGANTLFSNEQEEEMSRHLLTLSKIFYGLTPIQLRKEAFAYAEKLNLKHSFNREKQEASKDWLYGFMSRHPELGFRKPEATSLNRIQGFNKDQVSRFYDNLGKLYDEYKFPPTRIFNVDETGITNVNRPNRIIGPRGQKQVGAVTSVERGKNVTVCCCMSASGSFTPPMTIHLSKTEKKSCFRKGWASRFFVLLFKKRLDELRSVPVLDSTFCENQ; encoded by the coding sequence ATGCCTTTTAAACGGAAACGAAGTACCAACAAATTTTCATGGACTGATGATCAAATGCAAGCTGCTCTAAAGGCAATTGAAGAAAGACGTTATGGCCTAACGGAAGCTGCACGCCAATTTAATATACCTGTTACAACATTACAAAACAGAGTCTCTAGAGGCTTTTACAAAGGCAGGCTGGGTGCAAACACACTCTTTTCAAATGAACAGGAAGAAGAAATGAGTCGTCATTTACTAAcgttatctaaaatattttatggatTAACCCCAATTCAGTTGCGAAAAGAGGCCTTCGCCTATGCagaaaaattaaacttaaaacataGTTTCAACAGAGAAAAACAAGAAGCCAGTAAAGACTGGTTATATGGATTCATGTCAAGGCATCCTGAGTTAGGTTTCCGTAAACCTGAAGCAACAAGTCTTAATCGCATTCAAGGTTTCAATAAGGATCAAGTCTCAAGGTTTTATGATAATTTGGGTAAGCTGTACGATGAATACAAGTTTCCACCTACTCGAATATTTAATGTCGATGAGACTGGCATTACAAACGTAAATAGGCCTAATCGGATCATTGGACCTAGAGGCCAAAAACAAGTTGGAGCCGTTACAAGTGTAGAAAGGGGCAAGAACGTGACGGTATGCTGTTGTATGAGTGCCAGCGGATCTTTTACACCTCCAATGACTATTCATTTATCCAAGACTGAGAAGAAATCCTGCTTTAGAAAAGGATGGGCCTCTAGGTTCTTTGTACTCCTGTTCAAAAAGCGGTTGGATGAACTAAGAAGTGTTCCTGTTTTGGATTCAACATTTTGCGAAAACCAATAA